Genomic DNA from Comamonas antarctica:
CGCGCAGCACCGGCAGCTGCAGCCGCGCAAACCATACGCGGATGGACGGCGGAATGCGGTCCTGCGCCAGGATGCTCTGGAACATCAGCGCCACCACTTCGATGGCCGCGCGGTCGCCGGGCGCCGTGGCCTGCTGCTTCCAGCTGTTGGAGCGCTGACGCAGCGCGCGCGCCAGCTGGCTGATTTCCACGCCGCCGGACGCCGTGCCCATGGCCGACATCTCCGACTGCCATGAAGCTTCGGCGGGCGCCTGTTCAGCCAATGCCTGGAGCAGGCTTTGCGACGCCGGGCCCGGCGCTGCCGACGCGCTGCCGGCGCGGCCCGGCGACAGCAGCTGGCGCAGCTGCTGCACCACCTCCTGGGCCCGGTGGCGCGCGCGCAGCAGCGGGTGGGCTGGCGCGGCGGCCTTGGCCGGGGCCGCGGGCAGCTGCAGCGCGGGCTGGACGGTGTCCGGATGGCGGCGCAGCACCGCCAGTTCGCGTGACGCCGGCACACCCTCGCGGTCATAGAGTTCGTGCAGCGCCGCATAGGCGGTCTGCAGCAGCTCGCCCAGTGCCGTCTGCAGCGGTGCGGTCACGTCCTGCAGGTCGGCGCGCGGCAGCCCGGCGAGACGCCACTGGTCGACCAGCAGTTCGCAGAAGGTTTCGGGGCGCAGCAGGTCGTCGGCGGCCAGTTCGTGGTGCTGCAGCCACTGGCTGCGCAGGCGCAGTGCCTCGAAGCTGCTGCCGGCCATTTCATCGGCCGCCAGCGCCAGCCGCGCGGCCTGGATCTGGTTCTCGATGGCGTCGTCGCTGAGCAGCTCGAAGGCATCCGGCAGCGGCGCGTTGCCGCGCGTGGCCGCGGCGGGCAGCAGCGAGGCGGAAAGCGCCGCCTCGAGCGCGTTGCCGCAGGCGGCCACCCAGGCCGACTGCTGCGCGCGCCAGCGTTCAAGTACATCGCGGTGCGCCTGCATCTCGCGCTGCGTGCCGACCTGGTCGGCAAGATGTTCGAGAAACGCATCCAGCCGCAGCGCCAGGTCTGGAAGCGCCTGCGCCAGGTCCTGCGCCAGTTGCTGGCGCGCCTGGCGCACCAGCCCGGTGGCTGGCGCGGCGGGGGGCGGGGGCGGGGAAGCCATGGGCCCTGTTGCTACACGGCCGCCCCTGCGTTCGGGTCGTTGGCGTCATGGTCCTTCTTCGGCGCCTTCACCAGGTCTTCGCGCTTGACGCCCAGCCACATGGCAATGGCGGCCGCCACGAACACCGAGGAGTAGATGCCGAACAGGATGCCGATGGTCAGCGCCAGTGCGAAGTAGTGCAGGCTGGGGCCGCCAAAGAAGAACATCGACAGCACCATGGCTTCGGTCGAAGCGTGGGTGATGATGGTGCGGCTCATGGTCGAGGTGATCGCGTGGTCGATGACCTCGGGCGTGCTGAGCTTGCGGAACTTGCGGAAGGCTTCGCGGATCCGGTCGAAGATCACGACCGACTCGTTGACCGAGTAGCCCAGCACCGCCAGCACGCCGGCCAGCACCGCCAGCGAGAACTCCCACTGGAAGAACGCGAAGAAGCCCAGGATGATCACGACGTCATGCAGGTTGGCGATCACGGCCGCGACGCCGAACTTCCACTCGAAGCGGAAAGCCAGGTAGATCACGATGCCCAGCACCACCATGCCCAGCGCCATCAGGCCGCTGTGCACCAGCTCCTCGCCGACCTGCGGGCCGACGAATTCGGTGCGGCGCAGCGTGACTTCAGGGTCGGCGGCCTTGAGCGCAGTGAGCACCTGCTCGCTTTGCTGCGCCGAGGTCACGCCCTTTTGCACCGGCAGGCGGATCATCACGTCGCGCGAGGTGCCGAAGTTCTGCACGATCACGTCGGCGTAGCCCAGCCCGGAGATGGTCTCGCGGACCTTGCCCACGTCGGCGCTCTGCACATAGGCGACTTCCATCACCGTGCCGCCCGTGAACTCGACCGACAGGTGCAGGCCGCGCGTCAGCAGGAAGAACACCGCCAGCACGAAAGTCAGCAGCGAAATCGCGTTGAGCACCAACGCGTATTTCATGAACGGGATGTCTTTTTTGATGCGGAAGAATTCCATGCTCTTCCTCCTTACTTCTTGGCCGCGACCGAGCGCATCTCAGATGCGTCTTCGGGCTTCCAGATTTGGCCGATCGAGATTTGCTTGAGCTTCTTGCGGTTGCCGTACCAGAGGTTGGCCAGGCCGCGCGAGACGAACACCGCCGAGAACATGCTGGTCAGGATGCCGATGCAGTGCACGACGGCAAAGCCGCGCACCACGCCCGAGCCGAAGGCCAGCAGCGCCAGGCCGGCGATCAGCGTGGTCACGTTGGAGTCGAGAATCGTGGCCCAGGCATGCTGGTAGCCGGCGTTGATCGCGGCCTGCGGCGAGGCGCCGCCGCGCAGCTCCTCGCGGATGCGCTCGTTGATCAGCACGTTCGAGTCGATGGCCACGCCCAGCGCCAGCGCCATGGCGGCGATGCCGGGCAGCGTCAGCGTGGCTTGCAGCATCGACAGGATGGCCAGCAGCAGCAGCACGTTGATGGACAGCGCGACCGTCGAGAACACGCCGAACATCAGGTAGTAGACGCACATGAAGGCGGCAATGGCAACGAAGCCCCAGACCACGGAGTGGATGCCGCGGTCGATGTTGTCGGCGCCCAGGCTCGGGCCGATGGTGTATTCCTCGATGATTTCCATCGGTGCGGCCAGCGAGCCGGCGCGCAGCAGCAGCGAGGTGTCGTTGGCTTCCATGGTCGTCATGCGGCCCGAGATCTGCACCCGGCCGCCGCTGATCTCGGCGCGGATCACGGGCGCCGTCACGACTTCGCCCTTGCCCTTCTCGAAGAGCACGATGGCCATGCGCTTGCCGACGTTCTCGCGCGTGATGTCCTTGAAGATGCGCGCGCCCTTGGCGTCGAGCGTCAGGTTCACCGTGGGTTCCTGCGTCTGGCTGTCGAAGCCGGGCTGGGCGTCGGTCAGGTTCTCGCCGGTCAGCACGACCTGCTTCTTGACGATCACCGCCTGGCCGTTGCGGTCCAGGTACTTCTCGGCGCCGAACGGCACCGGGCCCGAACCCATCTCGGCGGCGCGCGCCTCGCTGGATTCGTCGACCATGCGCACTTCCAGCGTCGCGGTGCGGCCCAGGATGTCCTTGGCCTTGGCGGTGTCCTGCACGCCGGGCAGTTGCACGACGATGCGGTCCAGGCCCTGCTGCTGGATCACGGGCTCGGCCACGCCGAGTTCGTTGATCCGGTTGTGCAGCGTCACGATGTTCTGCTTGAGCGCCTGGTCCTGCACCTTGCGCAGCGCTTCGGGCTTGATCGAGGCGCGCAGGCGGAAGTCGGTGCCATCGGGCTGGCTCGTGGTCTGCAGGTCGGGGTACTGGTCGGCAATCAGGTTGCGCGCGGCCGTGAGCGAGGCTTCGTCGCGCAGGCGGATCTCGATGTTCTGGCCTTCGCGCGAAATGCCGCCGTGGCGGATGTTGCGGTCGCGCAGGCTGCTGCGCAGGTCGCCGGTGAAGGACTCGGCCTTCTTCGTCAGCGCGGCCTGCATGTCGACCTGAAGCATGAAGTGCACGCCGCCGCGCAGGTCCAGGCCCAGGTACACGGGCTTGGCGCCGATGGCGGTGAGCCAGTGGGGCGAGCGCGACACCAGGTTCAGCGCCACGATGAACGCCGGGTCATTGGTATCGGGCACCAGCGCGCGCTGGATCGCATCCTTGCCCTTGAGCTGCTCGTCGGGCGTGTTGAAGCGCGCGCGCACCGAGGTGCCTTCCAGCGACAAGGTGTCAGGCACGACATTCGCGGCCTTGAGCGCCTCCTCGACACGCTGCAGCACAGCGGTATCCACCTTGACGGTGGCCTTGGCCGAAGACACCTGCACCGCAGGCGCTTCACCGAAAAAATTGGGCAGGGTGTACAGCACACCCACCAGCAGCGCGATCACGATGATCGCGTACTTCCAGACCGGATATCGGTTCATGATCGCGCTCGTATCTCTCAGAAAGCAGGGCCCGGCAGCCTGCGTTCAGGTGCCAGGCCAGGGGAAGACACAGGTCTTCGACAGCGAAAAATTACTTGACCGAGCCCTTGGGCAGCACTTGCGTCACGGCGCTGCGCTGCATCTGCACTTCGACACCGGGCGAGATCTCGACCTGCACGAAGCCGTCGGACAGGCCCGTGACCTTGCCCAGCAGGCCGCCGGCAGTGGCGACTTCGTCGCCCTTGGCCAGCGCGTCGATCATCGCGCGGTGTTCCTTCTGGCGCTTCATCTGCGGGCGGATCATCACGAAGTACAGCACCACGAACATCAGCACCAGCGGCAGCATGCCGGTGAGCGAACCCATGACGCCTGCGCCCTCGGCAGCAGCGGCAGGGGCGGTCTGGGCAAAAGCGGAAGAAATAAACACGGTCAGGACTCCAGGAGTGGATGGTCGAAAAAAGAGGCGCTCCAGGCGCGCGTTGCGCCGGACGGGTAACGGAACATTGTATGCGGGTGTTTCTCATCGGCCACAGGGCCGACCCGCAGCCATCTGGGTATTTGGCTCCCGGAAAACACCACGCCCGCCAGGCTTTGGGCCGGGCGGGCGTGACAAGTTCCCTGGGGAGAGGCCAGGTACTGGAGGATAGGACGTTCGCCCTGCGACAGGCTCAGGGCGAACGGTGAAAACCGTTCGTGGTGAGCTTGCCTGCGCGGCCCGGTCCCGCGCGCCCCGGTCCACCACGGCTCGATCCTGCGCGGCTCGGTCGAAGGAGGAGCCTCCCCCTTCCAACCTCAGTGCGTCACAGCGCTGCGCTGCGAGGTCTCTCCCGCCACCCGCGCCGGTGCGCGCCATTGCGCCATCAACTCCTTGCGCTTGGCGCGCGCGGCCTCGAGGTGGCGTTCCTTGACGTGGCCGTAGCCGCGGATGCCTTCGGGCAGGCTGGCGATCTCCACCGCCAGCGCCAGGCGCTCTGCGCTCAGCCCCTGCAGCAGCTCGGCGATGTCGGCCCGGTATTCCTCGATCAGCGCGCGCTCCATGCGGCGCTCCGCGGTGTAGCCGAACACATCGAAGGGCGTGCCGCGCAGCCCGCGCAGCCGGGTCAGCACGCCAAACGCATTGCGCACCCAGGGGCCGAAGGCCTTCTTGCGCAGATGGCCCTGGTCGTCCTTTTGCGACAGCAGCGGCGGTGCCATGTGGTGCACCAGCTTGAAGTCGCCCTCGAACATCTGGCCGAGCTTGGCCGTGAAGGCCGGGTCGGTATGCAGCCGTGCGACTTCGTACTCGTCCTTGTAGGCCATCAGTTTGAACAGGTAGCGCGCCACGGCTTCGGACAGGCGCGTGCCCTTGCCCAGCGGCTGCTCGGCGGCTTCGACCTGGGCCACCAGCGCGCGGTAGCGGTCGGCATAGCCGGCATTCTGGTAGCCGGTGAGGAATTCCACGCGCCGGGCGACGATCTCGGCCAGCGCCGGCTTCTTGGCGAAGTGGATGACCTGGCTGGCCTGGTACAGCGCCTGCACTTCGGCCAGGTCATGGGCGCAGCGGCGGCCCCATTCGAACGCCGCCTTGTTGTTCTCGACCTGCACGCCGTTGAGCTCCATGGAGCGCATCAGCGCCGCATGCGACAGCGGCACGCGGCCCTTCTGCCAGGCATAGCCCAGCAGCAGCGGGTTGGTGTAGATGCTGTCGCCCAGCAGCTGCACGGCGGCCTGCTCGGCATCGAAGCTTCCGACCAGGCCGGTGCCGACCGCGCCCTCGATGGCGCTGGCGCAGCTGCCGCCGGGGAACTGCCAGTCCGGGTTGTGCACGAACGCCGCCGTGGGCGTGGCATGGTCGTTGAGCGCGACGAAGGTGCGGCCCGGCTGCATCACGGCCAGCGTCGACTTGTGCGCCGCGACGATCGGGTCGCAGCCGATCACCAGGTCGGCCTTGGCGGTATCGACCTTGGTGGTGTAGATGGCCTCGGGGCGCTGCGCGATCTGGATGTGGCTCCAGGTCGCTCCGCCCTTTTGCGCCAGGCCGCCCGCGTCCTGCGTGACCACGCCCTTGCCGTCGAGGTGGGCGGCCATGCCCAGCAGCGAGCCGATGGTGATGACCCCCGTGCCGCCCACGCCGCCGACCACGATGCCCCAGGCGCTCTCGGCCAGCGGCAGCACCGGTTCGGGCAGCGGCGCCAGCAGCTCGAGCTGGCCCTTCTTTTCCTTCTTGGCTTTCTTCAGCGTGCCGCCTTCGACCGTGACGAAGCTCGGGCAGAAGCCCTTGAGGCAGGAGAAGTCCTTGTTGCAGGTGTTCTGGTTGATGCGGCGCTTGCGACCGAACTCGGTTTCGACGGGCTCGACCGAGAGGCAGTTGGACTGCACCGAGCAGTCGCCGCAGCCTTCGCAGACCAGTTCGTTGATGACCACCACGCGGTCGGGCGTGGCCATGGTGCCGCGCTTGCGGCGGCGGCGCTTCTCGGTGGCGCAGGTCTGGTCGTAGATCAGCGCGGTGCAGCCGGGCATGGCGCGCAGTTCGCGCTGGATGCGGTCGAGCTCGTCGCGGTGGAATACCTCGACGCCGTGGGGCAGGTCGTCCAGCAGCTCGGGATGGCCGGCGCGCGCGGCGCTGCCCTTGACGTGGTGGGTGCGGCCTTCGTATTTGGACGGATCATCGGTGACCACGACCAGCTTCACGATGCCTTCGGCGCGCAGGCTGTGCGCGATCTGCGCCACCGAATGGCCCTCGGGGCGCTCGCCGACCTGCTGGCCGCCGGTCATGGCGACCGCGTCGTTGTAGAGGATCTTGTAGGTGATGTTGACGCCGGCCGCGATGCTCTGGCGGATGGCCAGCAGGCCGCTGTGGAAGTAGGTGCCGTCGCCGAGGTTGGCGAACACATGCCCCTCGGTGGTGAACGGCTGCTGGCCCACCCAGGTCACGCCCTCGCCGCCCATCTGGGTGAAGGTCGAGGTGTTGCGGTCGGGCATCCAGTTGACCATGTAGTGGCAGCCGATGCCCGCCACCGCGCGCGAGCCTTCGGGCACGCGCGTGCTGGTGTTGTGCGGACAGCCGCTGCAGAACCAGGGCTGGCGCTCGCCGGTTTCGGCCAGCGGCGCGGCCAGCGCGCGCTCGCGCGCATCGATGACCGCCAGGCGCTGGTTCATGCGCGCAACGATGTCTTCGGGCACGCCGAGCTTGGTGAGGCGCTTGGCAATGGCCTTGGCGATGATGGCCGGCGTGAGGTCGGCCTTGGCGCGCAGCAGCCAGTTCTGGCTCGGGTTGGGCTGGCTCCATTCGCCGCCCGAGGTATCGCCTTCGCCTTCGTCGAACTTGCCCAGCACGTTCGGGCGCACGTCGCTGCGCCAGTTGTAGAGCTCTTCCTTGATCTGGTACTCGATGACCTGGCGCTTTTCCTCCACCACCAGGATTTCCTGCAGGCCGCGCGCGAATTCGCGCGTGATCGTGGCTTCGAGCGGCCAGACCACGTTGACCTTGTGCACGCGGATACCGAGCTGGCGGCAGACGTCATCGTCCAGCCCCAGGTCGACCAGCGCCTGGCGCATGTCGTTATAGGCCTTGCCGCTGGCAATCAGGCCGAAGCGGTCATGCGGGCCCTCGACCACGTTGTAGTTGAGTCGGTTGGCGCGCACATAGGCCAGCGCGGCATACCACTTGTAATCCATCATGCGCGCTTCCTGCTCCAGCGGCGCATCGGGCCAGCGGATGTGCAGGCCGCCGGGCGGCATCACGAAATCCTCGGGCAGCACGATCTTCACGCGATCCGGATCGATCGAGACGCTGGACGAGGACTCGACCACCTCCTGGATGGTCTTCATGCCGGACCACAGGCCCGAGAAGCGGCTCATGGCAATGCCATGCAAGCCCATGTCGAGGATGTCCTGCACGCTGCTGGGAAAGAACACCGGCGTGCTGCAGGCCTTGAAGATGTGGTCGCTCTGGTGCGCGGCGGTGCTGCTCTTGCTGATGTGGTCGTCGCCGGCAATCGCCAGCACGCCGCCATGCTGTGCCGTGCCGGCCATGTTGGCGTGCTTGAACACGTCGGAGCAGCGGTCCACGCCCGGACCCTTGCCGTACCAGATGCCGAACACGCCGTCGAACTTCTTCTTGTCGGGGTAGAGGTCGAGCTGCTGCGTGCCCCAGACGGCGGTGGCGCCCAGTTCCTCGTTGACGCCGGGCTGGAACACGATGTCGTGCTGCGCGAGGTGCTTGCGCGCGGCCCACAGCGCCTGGTCATAGGTGCCCAGTGGCGAGCCGCGGTAGCCGCTGATGAAGCCCGCGGTGCGCAGGCCGGCGGCGGCATCGCGCTGCTGCTGCAGCATCGGCAGGCGCACCAGCGCCTGCACTCCGCTCATGAAGGCGCGGCCCTGGGGCAGCACGTATTTGTCGTCGAGGGTGACGGTTTCGAGCGCGCGTCGCAGGTGCTCGGGCAGGGGGGCATTCATCGTGTTGTCTCCATCGGTATGGAATTGCCATGGACGGCAGCTTTTTGAGCTTTTATGTCAGTCCAGTGTATTCCTGTGCTGAGGATAAGTGATTGCTTTATTTGCGCTGTTTTGGCTATCCTCAGAAAGATTCTTGCTCAGGAGTGGGTAATTTTGGATACTTTGGACAAATTCGACGTGGCCATCCTCACGCAGCTGCAGGCCGATGCGCGCCTGACCAACGCCGAGCTCGCCCAGCGCGTGGGCCTGTCGGCCGCGCCCTGCTGGCGCCGCGTGCGCGCGCTCGAGGAGGCGGGCTTCATCAAGGGTTACCACGCCGAGATCGACCGGCACCGGATCGGCCTGGGCGTGCTGGCCTTCGTGCGCCTGGACGTGGTGCGCACCTCCGGGCCGCTGACGCTCGAGACCGAGGAGGCGATCCGCAAGATCCCCGAAGTGGTGTCCTGCCACTACATCAGCGGCTCGGGCACCTTCGAGTTGCAGGTGGTGACGCGCGACCTGGACAGCTTTGCGCAGTTCGCGCGCAACGTGCTGCTGAACCTGCCCAACGTCAAGGACGTGCAGACCAGCTTTTCGCTCGGCGAGATCAAGGCCAGCGCCGCGCTGCCGCTCGCGCATCTGCTGCGCCCGGGGCAGGGCAATGGCTACAACCGGTAAATGAAACGAAGCCGGGCAAGCAAAAAACCCGCTTTGCCCGCAGAATCCGGTGACATGCCAGAAGAGATATCGCCACCATCGCCCCCGCTCCCGCAAATGCAATCCGGCCATGCCTCGGGCCCGCCAGGGGGGGCGCATCGCGAGGCGCTGCTCGAAGACCCGTCGCGCATGGCCGATGCCGACCGCGCCAGCGCCCAGGCGTCCGCGAGCCAGGCCGCGCAGTCCAAGGCGGCGCAGGCGGTCTGGGCACCGCTGACCCAGCCCACGTTCCGCATGCTGTGGCTGGTCTGGGTCGCGGCCAACACCTGCATGTGGATGAACGACGTGGCCGCAGCCTGGCTGATGACCTCGCTCACCACCTCGCCGGTGCTGGTGGCGCTGGTGCAGTCGGCGTCGACGCTGCCGGTGTTCCTGCTGGGCCTGCCCAGCGGCGCGCTGGCCGACATCCTCGACCGGCGGCGCTATTTCATCGTCACCCAGTTCTGGGTCGCAGCCGTGGCCGTCGTGCTGTGCCTGGCCGTGCTGTCGGGCTACATGACGCCCTATCTGCTGCTGGCCCTCACGTTTGCCAACGGCATTGGCCTGGCGATGCGCTGGCCGGTGTTCTCGGCGCTGATTCCCGAACTGGTGTCCAAGCCGCAGCTGCCCTCGGCCATGGCGCTCAACGCGGTGGCCATGAATGCCTCGCGCATCATCGGCCCGCTGGTCGCCGGCGCGATCATCGCCAGCCTGGGCAGCGCCTGGGTGTTCGTGCTCAACGCCACGCTGTCGGTGATCTCGGGTTTCGTGCTGATCCGCTGGAAGCGCCAGCATACCGACAGCCCGCTGGGCCGCGAGCGCCTGCCCAGCGCGATGCGCGTCGGCCTGCAGTTCGTGCGCGAGTCGCCGCGCATGCGCGCGGTGCTGCTGCGCACCATCTGCTTCTTCTTCCAGACCACGGCCATCATGGCGCTGATGCCCTTGGTCGCGCAGCGACTGCATGCCGGCGGCGAGGGCGGCGCGAGCACCTTCACGCTGCTGCTGGCCTCGATGGGCGCGGGCGCGATCATCGGCGCGACGCTGCTGCCGCGGCTGCGCCAGGCGCTGCCGCGCGAGAAGCTGATCCTGACCGGCGTCAGCGCACAGGCGCTGGCCACGATCACCGTGGCGCTGGCGCCGCATCTGGCGGTGGCGGTGATCGCCATGCTGCTGGCCGGCATCGCGCTGATCTCCACGGCCAACACGCTCGGCGTGGCGGCGCAGATGTCGCTGCCCAACTGGGTGCGCGCGCGCGGCATGTCGATCTACCAGATGTCCATCATGGGCGGCACGGCGATGGGCGCGGCGCTGTGGGGCCAGGTGGCATCGATCACCACGGTGTCGACCAGCCTGATCATCGCGGCCGTCAGCGGCGTGGTGGCGATGCTGCTGGTGCAGCGCTTTTCATCCGACCGGCAGATCGAGGAAGACCTGAGCCCGTCGCAGGCCTTCAAGGCGCCCGAGGCGACGATGGCGCCCGAGGCCGGGCGCGTGGTGGTGACCATCGAGTACATCATCCACCCGGCGCGCGCGCAGGAGTTCCGACAGCTCATGCAGGAAAGCCGGCGCAGCCGCATGCGCCAGGGCGCGCGCGGCTGGAGCCTGCTGCACAGCATGAGCCAGCCCGAGCGCTTCGTCGAGCAGATCATCGATGAATCCTGGACCGAGCACCTGCGCCGCTTCGACCGCGTGACGGCCTACGACGTCTCGCTGCGCGACCGCAAGCTGGCCTTCCACGTGGGCGAAGGGCCGCCGCGCGTCACGCGCTACTTCGCCGAGTCTTCCTAGGCCGCAAGGGCCGCTCCCGCACTGCTTACATGGCGTGGGGATTGGGAGGGCTGCCCACGAACTCCACGGCTTCGTCATCGCTGCTGGTGTCGCTGCTGGTGCCATCGCGCGCCGTCTCGGTAACGGCAAGCTGCCGGTTGCGCAGGTGCGTCTCGTACGCATCGAACACGTACCTTGTCAGTTGCTGGGTTTCCTGCCCGCCCGGCGCGAAGTTGTGCAGTTCCCCCAAGCCACTTTCCAGCAAGGACAGATGGCTGCGCTCGCTCACCAGCGCGTGGAGGTACACGTGATCGTCCTGTCGATGTGCCAGGTCGTGCGCGGGCGGGACGGCCGGCAGCCGCTCCAGGATGGGCGGTGCGCTCTGGGGCGTGGAGGTGGTGGTCGTCGTGGTCGTCGGCCGCGCAGGCGTGAGCGTGGCGATGTTGAAGGTCATGGAAAAAGCCGGCATGGCAATGTCGGCCTGGAATCCCACGGAGTCTGGCGTGCCGGGTATCTCGGGGAGATTGCCCAGCATGCTGGACACGGGTTGGCCCGGCATCGACGGCGGCACCATCGATTCAGGCGGCCGTGGAATCCGCATGACCTGATGGATGCTGTCGAACTCCGGTGAAGGAAGGTTCAGCGGCGGATGATTGCCGCCAGGGCTGGACAGCAGCTCGTCGGAATACGAAAAACCGTTGGCCACGATGCGTTGCGGATGCGACCCCGCGGG
This window encodes:
- a CDS encoding Lrp/AsnC family transcriptional regulator, with protein sequence MDTLDKFDVAILTQLQADARLTNAELAQRVGLSAAPCWRRVRALEEAGFIKGYHAEIDRHRIGLGVLAFVRLDVVRTSGPLTLETEEAIRKIPEVVSCHYISGSGTFELQVVTRDLDSFAQFARNVLLNLPNVKDVQTSFSLGEIKASAALPLAHLLRPGQGNGYNR
- a CDS encoding indolepyruvate ferredoxin oxidoreductase family protein, which translates into the protein MNAPLPEHLRRALETVTLDDKYVLPQGRAFMSGVQALVRLPMLQQQRDAAAGLRTAGFISGYRGSPLGTYDQALWAARKHLAQHDIVFQPGVNEELGATAVWGTQQLDLYPDKKKFDGVFGIWYGKGPGVDRCSDVFKHANMAGTAQHGGVLAIAGDDHISKSSTAAHQSDHIFKACSTPVFFPSSVQDILDMGLHGIAMSRFSGLWSGMKTIQEVVESSSSVSIDPDRVKIVLPEDFVMPPGGLHIRWPDAPLEQEARMMDYKWYAALAYVRANRLNYNVVEGPHDRFGLIASGKAYNDMRQALVDLGLDDDVCRQLGIRVHKVNVVWPLEATITREFARGLQEILVVEEKRQVIEYQIKEELYNWRSDVRPNVLGKFDEGEGDTSGGEWSQPNPSQNWLLRAKADLTPAIIAKAIAKRLTKLGVPEDIVARMNQRLAVIDARERALAAPLAETGERQPWFCSGCPHNTSTRVPEGSRAVAGIGCHYMVNWMPDRNTSTFTQMGGEGVTWVGQQPFTTEGHVFANLGDGTYFHSGLLAIRQSIAAGVNITYKILYNDAVAMTGGQQVGERPEGHSVAQIAHSLRAEGIVKLVVVTDDPSKYEGRTHHVKGSAARAGHPELLDDLPHGVEVFHRDELDRIQRELRAMPGCTALIYDQTCATEKRRRRKRGTMATPDRVVVINELVCEGCGDCSVQSNCLSVEPVETEFGRKRRINQNTCNKDFSCLKGFCPSFVTVEGGTLKKAKKEKKGQLELLAPLPEPVLPLAESAWGIVVGGVGGTGVITIGSLLGMAAHLDGKGVVTQDAGGLAQKGGATWSHIQIAQRPEAIYTTKVDTAKADLVIGCDPIVAAHKSTLAVMQPGRTFVALNDHATPTAAFVHNPDWQFPGGSCASAIEGAVGTGLVGSFDAEQAAVQLLGDSIYTNPLLLGYAWQKGRVPLSHAALMRSMELNGVQVENNKAAFEWGRRCAHDLAEVQALYQASQVIHFAKKPALAEIVARRVEFLTGYQNAGYADRYRALVAQVEAAEQPLGKGTRLSEAVARYLFKLMAYKDEYEVARLHTDPAFTAKLGQMFEGDFKLVHHMAPPLLSQKDDQGHLRKKAFGPWVRNAFGVLTRLRGLRGTPFDVFGYTAERRMERALIEEYRADIAELLQGLSAERLALAVEIASLPEGIRGYGHVKERHLEAARAKRKELMAQWRAPARVAGETSQRSAVTH
- a CDS encoding DUF1631 family protein, giving the protein MASPPPPPAAPATGLVRQARQQLAQDLAQALPDLALRLDAFLEHLADQVGTQREMQAHRDVLERWRAQQSAWVAACGNALEAALSASLLPAAATRGNAPLPDAFELLSDDAIENQIQAARLALAADEMAGSSFEALRLRSQWLQHHELAADDLLRPETFCELLVDQWRLAGLPRADLQDVTAPLQTALGELLQTAYAALHELYDREGVPASRELAVLRRHPDTVQPALQLPAAPAKAAAPAHPLLRARHRAQEVVQQLRQLLSPGRAGSASAAPGPASQSLLQALAEQAPAEASWQSEMSAMGTASGGVEISQLARALRQRSNSWKQQATAPGDRAAIEVVALMFQSILAQDRIPPSIRVWFARLQLPVLRVALAEPDFFSNLQHPVRLLIDRMGACVLGFDATSMGGSVLEAEIARIVQTIEQFPETGQRVFQLAHQEFEKFLAGYLTQEQPKARIVSVVQQMEEKETLTIQYTIELRRLLKDMPVRPELRNFLFRDWAEVLALSAVRVGAAHDQTLAFKRAASDLVWAGSAKPTREQRAQLIRSLPGLLQCLREGLTLIGMSASAQAEQLKRLTDTLAEAFVAKTAAIAPEDLEAMARRLSHLEEFMSAEGLPGDTPLSAENLEKLLGVDIAGLQVLGNTPQPVDAPQLQWARTLQPGSWFTLDHNGTSLQVQYSWHSNQRQLHLFATLDGQCYLMPLQRLAGYLQSGLLVWHDAEGVTLRATRDALEKIEANPERLQA
- a CDS encoding MFS transporter; its protein translation is MQSGHASGPPGGAHREALLEDPSRMADADRASAQASASQAAQSKAAQAVWAPLTQPTFRMLWLVWVAANTCMWMNDVAAAWLMTSLTTSPVLVALVQSASTLPVFLLGLPSGALADILDRRRYFIVTQFWVAAVAVVLCLAVLSGYMTPYLLLALTFANGIGLAMRWPVFSALIPELVSKPQLPSAMALNAVAMNASRIIGPLVAGAIIASLGSAWVFVLNATLSVISGFVLIRWKRQHTDSPLGRERLPSAMRVGLQFVRESPRMRAVLLRTICFFFQTTAIMALMPLVAQRLHAGGEGGASTFTLLLASMGAGAIIGATLLPRLRQALPREKLILTGVSAQALATITVALAPHLAVAVIAMLLAGIALISTANTLGVAAQMSLPNWVRARGMSIYQMSIMGGTAMGAALWGQVASITTVSTSLIIAAVSGVVAMLLVQRFSSDRQIEEDLSPSQAFKAPEATMAPEAGRVVVTIEYIIHPARAQEFRQLMQESRRSRMRQGARGWSLLHSMSQPERFVEQIIDESWTEHLRRFDRVTAYDVSLRDRKLAFHVGEGPPRVTRYFAESS
- the secD gene encoding protein translocase subunit SecD encodes the protein MNRYPVWKYAIIVIALLVGVLYTLPNFFGEAPAVQVSSAKATVKVDTAVLQRVEEALKAANVVPDTLSLEGTSVRARFNTPDEQLKGKDAIQRALVPDTNDPAFIVALNLVSRSPHWLTAIGAKPVYLGLDLRGGVHFMLQVDMQAALTKKAESFTGDLRSSLRDRNIRHGGISREGQNIEIRLRDEASLTAARNLIADQYPDLQTTSQPDGTDFRLRASIKPEALRKVQDQALKQNIVTLHNRINELGVAEPVIQQQGLDRIVVQLPGVQDTAKAKDILGRTATLEVRMVDESSEARAAEMGSGPVPFGAEKYLDRNGQAVIVKKQVVLTGENLTDAQPGFDSQTQEPTVNLTLDAKGARIFKDITRENVGKRMAIVLFEKGKGEVVTAPVIRAEISGGRVQISGRMTTMEANDTSLLLRAGSLAAPMEIIEEYTIGPSLGADNIDRGIHSVVWGFVAIAAFMCVYYLMFGVFSTVALSINVLLLLAILSMLQATLTLPGIAAMALALGVAIDSNVLINERIREELRGGASPQAAINAGYQHAWATILDSNVTTLIAGLALLAFGSGVVRGFAVVHCIGILTSMFSAVFVSRGLANLWYGNRKKLKQISIGQIWKPEDASEMRSVAAKK
- the secF gene encoding protein translocase subunit SecF; translation: MEFFRIKKDIPFMKYALVLNAISLLTFVLAVFFLLTRGLHLSVEFTGGTVMEVAYVQSADVGKVRETISGLGYADVIVQNFGTSRDVMIRLPVQKGVTSAQQSEQVLTALKAADPEVTLRRTEFVGPQVGEELVHSGLMALGMVVLGIVIYLAFRFEWKFGVAAVIANLHDVVIILGFFAFFQWEFSLAVLAGVLAVLGYSVNESVVIFDRIREAFRKFRKLSTPEVIDHAITSTMSRTIITHASTEAMVLSMFFFGGPSLHYFALALTIGILFGIYSSVFVAAAIAMWLGVKREDLVKAPKKDHDANDPNAGAAV
- the yajC gene encoding preprotein translocase subunit YajC, with amino-acid sequence MFISSAFAQTAPAAAAEGAGVMGSLTGMLPLVLMFVVLYFVMIRPQMKRQKEHRAMIDALAKGDEVATAGGLLGKVTGLSDGFVQVEISPGVEVQMQRSAVTQVLPKGSVK